The following is a genomic window from Neoarius graeffei isolate fNeoGra1 chromosome 16, fNeoGra1.pri, whole genome shotgun sequence.
tgcaagtctgtgattcgaattcagtagctttcggtccactaagcaaaaataactgggtttcaggaaaaattatttttatgacctaaaattgaaaaatccgaaaggcagtctaccATTAAGAGGTAACGAAATGATGCATGCAATGACTCATGTCACTGTCTGTGTTAAAAAAAACTACATACaacttttaattttctcttctttTTCCAGATGGTGTACATCTGACAAGCTGGCTTCCAATGCTCTGCTGATTGTCTCATCATGGACTTTGTCTTTACGTCCTCCATTCCTGCCATGTGTCAAGACTTTAACCTGTCGTTCTTCTGCCAGCATGATCCAAACTCCACATCACCGTCTCCTCTCAACCCACCAAACTTTGGGATGTCCTACTTCACCATGACCTTCGGGGTCCTCTCCAACCTAATTGGCCTGGCCATCATCTCCGCATCCTACACACGCTTCCACCATCGAGGAAAGACACCTTTTCTGCTGCTAGCATTCGCTCTGCTTCTGAGCGACCTGGCCGGTCATTTAGTCGCTGGCGCTTTTGCCTTGCACCTGCATCTCGGAAGAGTCAGGAGGCAACGAGCATCAAGCAGGGAGGCAGGCGAACCCCCTCAGGTTTTCTGCAAAATTTTTGGTGCCTGCATGGTCTTCTTTGGCTTGACTCCTCTCCTCTTGGGTAGTGCTATGGCCGTGGAACGGTGCATGGGCATCACACAGCCGCTCCAGCACTCTGCTTTGGCCACCACAGCCCATGTTCGCCTCAGTATCCTCCTGCTCATCACCATGGCCTTTAGCTTTGCGGCGCTCCCCTTGCTCAATGTAGGTACCTATGAACCTCAGTTCCCCGGTACCTGGTGTTTCCTTCCGGTACATGGCGCTCTCTCGAGTGCTGACGCCGGCCTGGCATTGGCCTTCTCGAGCCTGGGCCTAGCAGCTCTAACAGTCTCTGTACTGTGTAATGTTGTGAGTGGGCTGACGTTGCTGCAGGCCAGGATTAACAACCAAGGAGCAAAACCGACCACCTCCAGGAGATGCGGATCATCTAGTTCATCTGCGCATTCACTAGATGTGGAGATGATGGTGCAGCTAGTAGTCATAACCCTGGTGTCCTCTGTCTGCTGGAGTCCCTTCCTTGTGAGTGGATCAATTAAATAATAAAGAAGCAGTTTGGAATTTAAAGAGCCCTCTGCTGCCTCTGAGGCACCGTCCACACGTATACAGGTAGCATGGATGCCCATTGACTGGCGTGCTCATATGAGAATTTTCAAGTCATTTTTGTGTCTTCTTGTGGATGGAGATATTTTTAAAATTTGGGGTAAAAACCATATTTTCAAAAttatccatgtgtgtgtgtggacagggCATGGGGATAATTGCTTTTCGCAAATTGAGGCCAAtatgtgatagatagatagatagatagatagatagatagatagatagataga
Proteins encoded in this region:
- the ptger1c gene encoding prostaglandin E receptor 1c (subtype EP1), with protein sequence MDFVFTSSIPAMCQDFNLSFFCQHDPNSTSPSPLNPPNFGMSYFTMTFGVLSNLIGLAIISASYTRFHHRGKTPFLLLAFALLLSDLAGHLVAGAFALHLHLGRVRRQRASSREAGEPPQVFCKIFGACMVFFGLTPLLLGSAMAVERCMGITQPLQHSALATTAHVRLSILLLITMAFSFAALPLLNVGTYEPQFPGTWCFLPVHGALSSADAGLALAFSSLGLAALTVSVLCNVVSGLTLLQARINNQGAKPTTSRRCGSSSSSAHSLDVEMMVQLVVITLVSSVCWSPFLIYISMSVRQFYRGNTNPDLQSEQLLLLGLRMASWNQILDPWVYILLRRAVLRRVCGLLWPSRVIVTQSSLCRSSEQQEIHLYGHQPAHTTSTRPKDGC